From Lagenorhynchus albirostris chromosome 15, mLagAlb1.1, whole genome shotgun sequence, one genomic window encodes:
- the EDN3 gene encoding endothelin-3 isoform X1, whose product MELRLWFLFGLAVTSAAGLVPRPQPGDAGRSGEPRAPSAATSEGDAEDTVTTAAVRGPSPRSPGQEEGPGRFGEQAAKGGPVHHRARRCTCFTYKDKECVYYCHLDIIWINTPERTVPYGLSNYRGSFRGRRSAGTFPRSSQPSKGTPRCACAESEDAACVHFCTWTPAARGNSRTAQTPDKEAGKQAGGAAGGVCPRSS is encoded by the exons ATGGAGCTGCGGCTGTGGTTCCTTTTCGGGCTCGCAGTGACCTCTGCCGCAG GATTGGTGCCTCGCCCCCAGCCTGGGGACGCTGGCAGGAGCGGCGAGCCCCGGGCCCCCTCTGCCGCCACATCGGAGGGGGACGCAGAGGACACTGTGACCACAGCAGCGGTGCGCGGTCCAAGCCCCAGAAGCCCCGGGCAGGAGGAGGGACCTGGTCGGTTTGGGGAGCAGGCGGCCAAGGGGGGCCCCGTGCACCACCGAGCCCGGCGCTGTACATGTTTCACCTACAAGGACAAAGAGTGTGTCTACTATTGCCACCTGGACATCATCTGGATCAACACTCCTGA ACGGACTGTGCCCTATGGGCTGTCCAACTACAGAGGCAGCTTCCGGGGCAGGAGGTCGGCCGGGACCTTTCCGCGGAGCTCACAGCCGTCGAAGGGGACGCCGCGCTGCGCCTGTGCGGAGAGCGAGGACGCCGCCTGCGTGCATTTCTGCACCTGGACCCCGGCTGCCCGCGG GAATTCAAGGACGGCACAAACACCtgacaaagaagcaggaaagcagGCTGGCGGTGCTGCCGGGGGCGTGTGTCCGAGGAG caGCTGA
- the EDN3 gene encoding endothelin-3 isoform X2 has translation MELRLWFLFGLAVTSAAGLVPRPQPGDAGRSGEPRAPSAATSEGDAEDTVTTAAVRGPSPRSPGQEEGPGRFGEQAAKGGPVHHRARRCTCFTYKDKECVYYCHLDIIWINTPERTVPYGLSNYRGSFRGRRSAGTFPRSSQPSKGTPRCACAESEDAACVHFCTWTPAARGNSRTAQTPDKEAGKQAGGAAGGVCPRS, from the exons ATGGAGCTGCGGCTGTGGTTCCTTTTCGGGCTCGCAGTGACCTCTGCCGCAG GATTGGTGCCTCGCCCCCAGCCTGGGGACGCTGGCAGGAGCGGCGAGCCCCGGGCCCCCTCTGCCGCCACATCGGAGGGGGACGCAGAGGACACTGTGACCACAGCAGCGGTGCGCGGTCCAAGCCCCAGAAGCCCCGGGCAGGAGGAGGGACCTGGTCGGTTTGGGGAGCAGGCGGCCAAGGGGGGCCCCGTGCACCACCGAGCCCGGCGCTGTACATGTTTCACCTACAAGGACAAAGAGTGTGTCTACTATTGCCACCTGGACATCATCTGGATCAACACTCCTGA ACGGACTGTGCCCTATGGGCTGTCCAACTACAGAGGCAGCTTCCGGGGCAGGAGGTCGGCCGGGACCTTTCCGCGGAGCTCACAGCCGTCGAAGGGGACGCCGCGCTGCGCCTGTGCGGAGAGCGAGGACGCCGCCTGCGTGCATTTCTGCACCTGGACCCCGGCTGCCCGCGG GAATTCAAGGACGGCACAAACACCtgacaaagaagcaggaaagcagGCTGGCGGTGCTGCCGGGGGCGTGTGTCCGAGGAG CTGA